A genomic window from Hypomesus transpacificus isolate Combined female chromosome 15, fHypTra1, whole genome shotgun sequence includes:
- the cuedc1b gene encoding CUE domain-containing protein 1b, whose amino-acid sequence MTSLFKRSSSNGGSRGGGGGGGGGGGGGGSTQGELNNSRPNRQVRRLEFNQAMEDFKIMFPSMDYEVIECVLRSNNGAVDATIDQLLQMSIDGGGSDDSSDSDDSIPPEILERTLEPDSSDEEPPPVYSPPTYDMHIYDRKYPEAPPTPPPRFEAQPPPGHRQVQSYRNWNPPMLGNLPDDFLRILPQQKDNITGSQSQQSQPSSSSSLSSMSQRESQGADGTPGGAGGASGASEQERKLKQYLEDERIALFLQNEEFMRELQRNREFLVALERDRLKYESKKSKSNHSSSMENSTGEHCASGSMEACTAVSDDAMFRDKLKHMGKSTRKKLFEIARTFSEKTKRRKSKRRMLLKHQLLGTANSTANLLDDVEGNPCEEDSKPKGSATQEEDEQNRERVS is encoded by the exons ATGACCAGCCTATTCAAGCGCAGCAGCAGTAATGGAGgctccagaggaggaggaggaggagggggcggtggtgggggtggtggcggTTCCACCCAGGGAGAGCTCAACAACAGCCGGCCAAATCGGCAAGTCCGGCGCCTCGAGTTCAACCAGGCCATGGAGGACTTCAAGATCATGTTCCCCAGCATGGACTATGAGGTCATAGAGTGCGTGCTGCGCTCGAACAACGGGGCAGTGGACGCCACCATCGATCAGCTGCTTCAGATGAGCATCGACGGAGGCGGCTCGGATGACAGCTCCGACTCTGATGACAGCATCCCCCCAGAG ATTTTGGAGAGGACATTGGAACCGGACAGTTCAGATGAGGAACCGCCCCCTGTTTACTCCCCACCAACCTACGACATGCACATCTATGACCGGAAATACCCAGaggccccacccacccctccaccaag GTTTGAGGCCCAGCCACCCCCAGGCCACCGACAAGTCCAAAGCTACAGGAACTGGAACCCGCCCATGCTTGGGAACCTGCCTGATGACTTTTTGAGAATCTTGCCTCAGCAGAAGGACAATATAACG GGTTCTCAGAGTCAACAGTCCCagccatcttcctcttcctccctctcctccatgagCCAGAGGGAGTCTCAGGGGGCTGATGGGACCCctgggggggcaggtggggcatcGGGGGCCTCAGAACAAGAGCGGAAGCTCAAGCAGTATCTGGAAGACGAGCGTATTGCGTTGTTCCTTCAGAACGAGGAGTTCATGAGAGAACTGCAGCGCAACCGAGAGTTCCTCGTTGCCTTAGAGCGAG ATCGCTTGAAGTATGAATCAAAGAAATCCAAGTCCAATCACTCATCTAGCATGGAGAATTCCACAG GAGAACACTGTGCCTCAGGTTCGATGGAAGCGTGTACTGCTGTCTCGGACGACGCCATGTTCAGAGACAAACTCAAACACATGGGCAAAT CAACGAGAAAGAAGCTGTTTGAAATCGCCAGAACATTCTCTGAGAAGACCAAGAGGAGAAAGTCAAAAAGGAGAATGCTCTTGAAACACCAGTT ACTTGGAACGGCCAACTCTACAGCCAACCTCCTGGATGATGTGGAGGGAAACCCATGTG AGGAGGACAGCAAACCTAAAGGGTCAGCCACTCAGGAAGAGGATGAGCAAAACAGGGAACGGGTGTCATG